One window of Trinickia caryophylli genomic DNA carries:
- a CDS encoding C40 family peptidase has translation MRRFWFLILVALSLAACSSAPPQASRSNSRAGGEALRTVPRGLPNFVDHSIGREEISVQAMSLVGVPYRWAGNTPASGFDCSGLVQYVLARAADVKLPRTTAEMSLRGQAVEPDEIAPGDLIFFNTSGRPHSHVGIYVGKLRFINAPSTGGTVRLDYLTNPYWAKRFDGIRRVAPPLEQQPAPFDAPTYLAQQSHPAPGTPTRTETAGRRADTIANNATQAGTPIEPYQPPPAVSNQAGDHASLATVSSTGIGKTTAAPVDAIDAAADAFEPPPPAAVQASRQARQAGGRSIEPALPGVQIMRASTTPNPQPATTSTTDDPIARFAADGE, from the coding sequence ATGCGCCGATTCTGGTTCCTCATTCTCGTTGCGCTCTCGCTGGCCGCCTGCTCGAGCGCGCCGCCGCAAGCGTCCCGCTCGAACTCGCGCGCGGGCGGCGAGGCGCTGCGCACCGTTCCGCGCGGCCTGCCCAACTTCGTCGATCACAGCATTGGACGCGAGGAGATTTCGGTACAGGCCATGAGCCTCGTCGGCGTTCCCTACCGCTGGGCAGGGAACACACCCGCGAGCGGCTTTGACTGCAGCGGCCTGGTTCAGTATGTGCTCGCGCGTGCGGCCGACGTCAAGCTGCCGCGTACGACCGCGGAAATGAGTCTGCGTGGTCAGGCAGTCGAGCCCGACGAGATCGCGCCGGGCGACCTCATCTTTTTCAATACGAGCGGCAGACCGCACTCGCACGTCGGCATTTATGTCGGCAAGCTGCGCTTCATCAACGCACCATCGACCGGTGGGACCGTACGGCTCGATTACCTGACCAACCCCTACTGGGCCAAGCGCTTCGACGGCATTCGACGAGTCGCCCCGCCGCTGGAACAACAGCCGGCACCGTTCGACGCACCGACCTATTTGGCGCAGCAATCGCATCCCGCGCCCGGCACCCCGACACGCACCGAAACGGCCGGCAGGCGCGCAGACACCATTGCAAACAACGCCACTCAGGCCGGTACGCCGATCGAGCCTTATCAGCCGCCGCCGGCAGTCAGTAATCAGGCGGGCGACCACGCAAGCCTCGCTACCGTCTCGTCCACGGGCATCGGCAAGACCACGGCCGCCCCCGTGGATGCAATCGACGCAGCGGCGGATGCGTTCGAGCCGCCACCGCCCGCCGCCGTTCAAGCATCGCGGCAAGCCCGGCAAGCCGGTGGCCGGTCGATCGAGCCGGCGCTACCGGGCGTGCAGATCATGCGCGCGTCCACCACGCCGAATCCCCAGCCAGCCACGACGTCCACAACCGACGACCCGATCGCGCGTTTCGCGGCAGACGGGGAATAG
- a CDS encoding PhoH family protein, giving the protein MPLPTPPSKLGSLLPPDEFKAKARPAKNAKKQGTVGEQAEAADYGSAGSAPRAAEPVASSSHTAAMPRLVETPPPAEAAAVARGRKPRQTAALLQPVPAPAARHETPAAEPAPAANERGAAKPARSRKSATAVPTDVRKLFVLDTNVLMHDPTCLFRFEEHDVYLPMMTLEELDNHKKGMSEVARNARQVSRTLDTLVANAGPIAEGLPLSRLGSREALGRLYFQTTLTDIEPVEGLPQGKADNQILGVVRALQRDRSDRLVVLVSKDINMRIKAHALGLPAEDYFNDQVLEDKDLLFSGVRALPQDFWTKHAKGMESWQDTKTGTTYYRVTGPLCPSLLVNEFLYLEPTNGEPSFQAIVREINGKTALLQTLRDYSHHKNNVWGITARNREQNFALNLLMNPEIDFVTLVGQAGTGKTLVALAAGLAQVLDEKRYNEIIVTRATVPVGEDIGFLPGTEEEKMQPWMGAFDDNLEVLQKTDDNAGEWGRAATQELIRSRLKIKSMNFMRGRTFVDKYLIIDEAQNLTPKQMKTLVTRAGPGTKIVCLGNIAQIDTPYLTEGSSGLTYVVDRFKGWAHSGHVTLARGERSRLADYASDIL; this is encoded by the coding sequence ATGCCTTTGCCTACCCCGCCCAGCAAGCTCGGCAGTCTGTTGCCGCCGGATGAATTCAAGGCCAAAGCTCGGCCAGCGAAAAACGCGAAAAAACAGGGCACCGTCGGGGAGCAAGCAGAAGCGGCCGATTACGGCAGCGCCGGCAGTGCGCCGCGCGCCGCCGAGCCCGTAGCGAGCTCGAGCCACACCGCCGCCATGCCGAGGCTCGTGGAAACACCGCCTCCCGCCGAGGCCGCGGCCGTTGCGCGCGGCCGCAAACCAAGGCAGACGGCCGCCTTGCTGCAGCCTGTCCCGGCGCCCGCCGCCCGGCACGAAACCCCGGCCGCCGAGCCGGCACCGGCAGCCAATGAGCGCGGTGCCGCCAAGCCCGCGCGCTCGCGCAAGTCGGCGACAGCCGTGCCGACGGACGTTCGCAAGCTCTTCGTGCTGGACACGAACGTGCTGATGCACGACCCGACCTGCCTTTTCCGGTTCGAGGAGCATGACGTCTATCTGCCCATGATGACGCTCGAGGAGCTCGACAACCACAAGAAAGGGATGTCGGAAGTCGCGCGCAACGCACGGCAGGTAAGCCGCACGCTCGACACGCTCGTCGCCAACGCAGGACCGATTGCGGAAGGCTTGCCGCTTTCGCGGCTCGGCAGCCGCGAAGCGCTGGGCCGGCTCTACTTCCAGACCACGCTGACGGACATCGAGCCAGTCGAGGGTCTGCCGCAGGGCAAGGCCGACAACCAGATCCTCGGCGTCGTGCGGGCGCTGCAACGCGACCGCTCGGACCGGCTCGTCGTGTTGGTGTCGAAAGACATCAACATGCGAATCAAGGCTCATGCGTTGGGGCTGCCAGCCGAGGACTACTTCAACGACCAGGTTCTCGAAGACAAAGATCTGCTGTTTTCGGGCGTACGCGCGCTGCCCCAGGATTTCTGGACGAAGCACGCGAAAGGCATGGAAAGCTGGCAGGACACGAAGACAGGCACGACGTACTACCGCGTGACAGGCCCGCTTTGTCCATCGCTGCTCGTCAACGAGTTCCTCTACCTCGAGCCTACGAATGGCGAGCCGTCGTTTCAGGCGATCGTGCGCGAGATCAACGGCAAGACGGCGCTGCTGCAGACGCTTCGCGATTACAGTCATCACAAGAACAACGTCTGGGGCATTACCGCGCGCAACCGCGAACAGAACTTCGCTCTCAATCTGTTGATGAACCCCGAGATCGACTTCGTCACGCTCGTGGGTCAGGCGGGCACAGGCAAAACGCTGGTGGCGCTCGCCGCGGGCCTCGCGCAAGTGCTCGACGAAAAGCGCTACAACGAGATCATCGTCACGCGCGCGACGGTGCCGGTCGGCGAGGACATCGGCTTTCTGCCCGGAACCGAAGAGGAGAAGATGCAGCCGTGGATGGGCGCATTCGACGACAACCTCGAGGTCCTGCAAAAGACCGACGACAACGCCGGCGAATGGGGCCGGGCCGCCACGCAGGAGCTCATTCGTTCGCGGCTCAAGATCAAGAGTATGAACTTCATGCGCGGCCGCACGTTCGTCGACAAATACCTGATCATCGACGAGGCGCAGAATCTGACGCCCAAGCAAATGAAGACGCTCGTCACGCGCGCAGGCCCTGGAACGAAGATCGTCTGCCTGGGCAACATCGCGCAGATCGATACGCCTTACCTCACCGAGGGCAGTTCGGGGTTGACCTACGTCGTCGATCGCTTCAAGGGCTGGGCGCACAGCGGCCATGTCACGCTCGCGCGTGGCGAGCGGTCGCGGCTGGCCGATTACGCGTCCGACATCCTTTGA
- a CDS encoding peroxiredoxin codes for MPIAVDQPVPDFTAAATGGAAFALSGLRGKKVVLYFYPKDNTPGCTTEGLQFRDLYPKFKKAGAEIIGVSRDSIRSHENFKAKLELPFPLLSDGDEQLCALFDVIKMKKMYGKEVRGIERSTFLIDASGVLRREWRGVKVPGHVDEILQAVQGL; via the coding sequence GTGCCCATTGCAGTCGACCAACCTGTCCCCGATTTTACGGCCGCCGCTACCGGCGGGGCCGCGTTCGCGCTGTCCGGCTTGCGGGGCAAGAAAGTGGTCTTGTACTTCTACCCCAAGGACAACACGCCCGGCTGCACAACCGAGGGCTTGCAGTTTCGCGACCTGTATCCGAAATTCAAAAAGGCCGGAGCCGAGATCATTGGCGTCTCGCGCGACAGCATCCGCTCGCACGAGAACTTCAAGGCCAAGCTCGAGCTGCCCTTCCCGCTGTTGTCCGACGGCGACGAGCAGCTTTGCGCGCTTTTCGATGTCATCAAAATGAAAAAGATGTACGGCAAGGAAGTACGCGGCATCGAGCGCTCGACGTTTCTCATCGACGCAAGCGGCGTCTTGCGGCGCGAGTGGCGCGGCGTGAAGGTGCCTGGCCATGTGGACGAGATCCTGCAAGCTGTACAAGGACTTTGA
- a CDS encoding polysaccharide deacetylase family protein, whose protein sequence is MARIVLKIDVDTLRGTREGVPNLARMLDRFKARATFLFSLGPDHTGWALRRVFRPGFLKKVSRTSVVEHYGVRQLMYGVLLPGPDIGVRAAAEMRAVHEAGFECGIHTWDHVYWQDNVRSRSQAWTAGEMGKSYERFAEIFGTAPTTHGAAGWQMNEHAFEQIDAWGMRYASDGRGHGPYRPVVGARTLDHVQLPTTLPTLDELLGVDSLDETSVATRLLAATERNPHDQVFTLHAELEGQKLAPVFERLLAGWQAQGHTFATMGDYHATLDRDSLPSYPVTWGEIPGRAGELIVQPD, encoded by the coding sequence TTGGCTCGCATCGTCCTCAAGATCGACGTCGATACGCTGCGCGGCACGCGCGAAGGCGTGCCCAACCTCGCGCGCATGCTCGATCGGTTCAAAGCGCGGGCCACGTTCCTTTTCAGCCTCGGTCCGGACCATACGGGGTGGGCGCTCAGGCGCGTCTTTCGGCCAGGCTTTCTGAAAAAGGTGTCGCGCACGTCCGTCGTCGAGCATTACGGCGTGCGCCAGCTCATGTATGGCGTGCTGCTGCCGGGGCCCGACATCGGGGTACGCGCAGCCGCCGAGATGCGTGCGGTGCATGAAGCCGGCTTCGAATGCGGTATCCACACGTGGGACCACGTCTATTGGCAGGACAACGTCCGCAGCCGGTCGCAGGCCTGGACTGCTGGTGAAATGGGCAAGAGCTACGAGCGATTCGCCGAAATTTTCGGCACCGCCCCCACCACGCACGGCGCCGCAGGCTGGCAAATGAACGAACACGCGTTCGAGCAGATCGACGCATGGGGCATGCGCTACGCGTCGGACGGACGCGGCCATGGACCGTATCGCCCGGTGGTCGGCGCCCGGACGCTCGACCACGTTCAATTGCCGACGACCTTGCCTACGCTCGACGAACTGCTCGGCGTCGATAGCCTCGACGAAACGAGCGTGGCCACGCGTTTGCTCGCCGCAACGGAACGCAACCCGCACGATCAGGTGTTCACGCTGCATGCCGAACTGGAAGGCCAGAAGCTCGCACCGGTCTTCGAGCGACTGCTGGCCGGATGGCAGGCGCAAGGTCACACATTCGCGACAATGGGCGATTACCATGCGACGCTGGACCGCGACTCGCTCCCATCGTACCCTGTGACCTGGGGCGAGATTCCGGGGCGTGCGGGCGAGTTGATCGTCCAGCCCGACTAG
- a CDS encoding bifunctional UDP-4-keto-pentose/UDP-xylose synthase produces MADLAKKVLILGVNGFIGHHLSKRILETTNWEVFGMDMQTDRLGDLANHERMHFFEGDITINKEWVEYHVKKCDVILPLVAIATPATYVQQPLRVFELDFEANLPIVRSAVKYRKHLVFPSTSEVYGMCADEEFDPEASALTYGPINKPRWIYACSKQLMDRVIWGYGMQEGLNFTLFRPFNWIGPGLDSIYTPKEGSSRVVTQFLGHIVRGENISLVDGGSQKRAFTDIDDGISALMKIIENANGIASGKIYNIGNPKNNFSVRELAHKMLALAAEYPEYAESAKAVKLVETSSGAYYGQGYQDVQNRVPKIDNTMAELGWAPQATFDDALRKIFEAYRSHVADARALVEQQQ; encoded by the coding sequence ATGGCAGATCTCGCCAAAAAAGTACTGATTCTCGGCGTCAATGGCTTCATCGGCCATCACCTGTCGAAGCGCATCCTCGAGACGACCAACTGGGAAGTCTTCGGCATGGACATGCAGACCGACCGGCTCGGCGATCTGGCCAACCACGAGCGGATGCACTTCTTCGAGGGCGACATCACGATCAATAAGGAGTGGGTCGAGTATCACGTGAAGAAATGCGACGTGATTCTTCCGCTCGTCGCGATCGCCACGCCTGCCACCTATGTCCAGCAGCCGCTGCGCGTGTTCGAACTCGATTTCGAGGCGAATCTGCCGATCGTCCGCTCGGCCGTGAAGTACCGTAAGCACCTCGTGTTTCCGTCGACCTCCGAAGTCTACGGCATGTGCGCCGACGAGGAATTCGACCCCGAAGCCTCGGCGCTCACCTACGGCCCGATCAACAAGCCGCGCTGGATCTACGCCTGCTCCAAGCAATTGATGGATCGCGTGATCTGGGGCTACGGCATGCAAGAAGGGCTGAACTTCACGCTCTTCCGACCGTTCAACTGGATCGGGCCCGGCCTCGACTCCATCTATACGCCGAAGGAAGGCAGCTCGCGCGTCGTCACGCAGTTCCTCGGCCACATCGTTCGTGGCGAGAACATCAGCCTCGTCGACGGCGGCTCGCAAAAACGTGCGTTCACCGATATCGACGACGGCATCAGTGCGCTCATGAAGATCATCGAAAACGCGAACGGCATCGCTTCGGGCAAGATCTACAACATCGGCAACCCGAAGAACAACTTCTCGGTGCGCGAGCTCGCGCACAAGATGCTGGCGCTGGCAGCCGAGTATCCGGAGTACGCCGAGTCCGCGAAAGCCGTGAAGCTCGTCGAAACGTCGTCGGGCGCGTACTACGGCCAGGGCTACCAGGACGTGCAAAACCGCGTGCCGAAGATCGACAACACGATGGCGGAACTCGGGTGGGCGCCCCAGGCGACGTTCGACGACGCGCTGCGCAAGATCTTCGAAGCCTATCGCTCCCACGTGGCCGACGCCCGCGCGCTCGTCGAACAGCAACAGTAA
- a CDS encoding formyltransferase → MKPRAVVFAYHNVGVRCLQVLLARGVDVALVVTHEDNPNENLWFESVASVAAEHGIEAIRPAGPDSAELREAVRRVRPDLLFSFYYRHMLPPDVLALAPRGAYNMHGSLLPKYRGRVPTNWAVLNGETETGATLHEMTAKPDAGAIIGQTSVPILPDDTARQVFDKVTVAAEQTLWRVLPALIAGEAPRLPNDLASGSYFGGRKPEDGRIDWSQPAQRVYNLVRAVAPPYPGAFTDQGGARFIVARARLVPVGADAATALANLPPGLHLSDNALFGVCGDARAIAISELRLVRDARESVVTPAQFAQIIHSSRHS, encoded by the coding sequence ATGAAACCACGCGCCGTCGTGTTCGCCTACCACAACGTCGGCGTGCGCTGCCTGCAAGTGCTGCTCGCGCGCGGAGTCGACGTCGCGCTCGTCGTGACGCATGAAGACAATCCGAACGAGAACCTCTGGTTCGAAAGTGTCGCGAGCGTCGCCGCCGAGCATGGGATCGAAGCGATCCGGCCAGCCGGGCCGGACAGCGCCGAGCTGCGCGAGGCCGTACGCCGCGTGCGGCCCGACTTGCTCTTCTCGTTCTATTACCGGCACATGCTGCCGCCCGACGTGCTCGCGCTCGCGCCGCGCGGCGCCTACAACATGCACGGCTCGCTGCTGCCGAAGTACCGCGGCCGCGTGCCCACCAATTGGGCCGTGCTCAACGGCGAAACCGAAACGGGCGCCACGCTGCATGAAATGACGGCCAAGCCCGACGCCGGCGCGATCATCGGCCAGACGAGCGTGCCGATTCTGCCCGACGATACCGCGCGCCAGGTATTCGACAAAGTGACCGTCGCCGCAGAGCAGACGCTTTGGCGCGTACTGCCGGCACTGATCGCCGGCGAGGCTCCGCGTCTGCCGAACGATCTCGCCAGCGGCAGCTACTTCGGCGGCCGCAAGCCCGAGGATGGCCGCATCGATTGGTCGCAGCCGGCCCAGCGCGTCTACAACCTCGTGCGCGCGGTCGCGCCGCCCTATCCGGGCGCGTTCACCGACCAGGGCGGCGCGCGCTTCATCGTTGCGCGTGCGCGCCTTGTGCCTGTGGGAGCCGACGCGGCGACGGCACTGGCAAATTTGCCGCCCGGTCTGCACCTAAGCGATAATGCGTTATTCGGCGTGTGCGGCGACGCGCGCGCCATTGCCATCTCCGAGCTGAGGCTCGTGCGCGACGCTCGGGAATCGGTCGTCACGCCCGCGCAGTTCGCTCAGATCATCCACTCTTCCCGGCATTCATGA